DNA from Papio anubis isolate 15944 chromosome 1, Panubis1.0, whole genome shotgun sequence:
taaaattggattGAATACAGTTGCATAACTCTATTCACTTTACTAAAATTAATTGCACTGTACtgttaaaatgggtgaattttatggtatataaattatacttcaataaaactgttaaaaactcTATATGAACTCACATGGAGAGATGGCCACACAAACTGAAAAAAGCTAGATGCACAAGTGTGTATAAAAATAGATGTGCAAAGAGATTATTTCTGTAAGGATATCCAAGTAACAGTAAACAGTGGTTGTTCCTGAGCAGACAGCCTTGGAGATCTGATATGGGAGATTTTTCTTTGTATGCACCCCAAGCACAgcatgaaaagttatttttaaacacactttttcaatttaaaaattaatttaaaactgaaaatacataTGTGCACATTTATctttaacaaaaaagaatgaggacaTAATACATCACATTATTAGTAATTTACCTattgttcacttttttctttttctttttttgatagggtctctctctgttgccccaggctggagtacagtggcatgatcatggctcactgcagcctccacccctggGGCGCCCACATGTGGGGGCCACCACcctggttaattttctttttccccacgCAACAGAAGCCacatttaaagttttgttttgggagtctcgctctgttgccagactggagtgcgggggcgcaatctcaactcacggcaacctccacctcccgtgttcaaacgattctcctgcctcagcctcctgagtagctgggatttcaggtgcatgccatcacacctggcttatttttgtatttttagtagagacggggttttgctctgttggccaggctggtcttgaactcctgacctcagggtgatctgcatgccttggcctcccaaaatgctgggattacaggtgtgagccactgcacccagtcaaggatttttttgtttgtttgttttttttgagacagggtcttgctgtgtcatccaagctggaatgcagtggcacgatcttggctcactgcaacctccgcctcctgggttcaagcattctgcctcagtctccctagtagctgggattacaggtgtgtggcaccatgcccagctactttttgtatttttagtagggatagggttttgctgtgttggccaggctggtcttgaactcctgacctcagggtgatccacccaccttggcctcccaaaatgctgaaattacaggcatgagccaccacaccaggccgaggtttttatgttttttgagacagggtcttgccaagctggagtgcagtagcatgatcttagctcactgcagcctcgacctcctgggctaaagctatcctcccacttcagcctcctgagtagctgggactataagtgcgcGCCACTACACCCtcctagtttttgtgttttttgtagagacagagttttttgccatgttgcccagactggtctcaaactcctggactcaagcgatcttcctgccttggcctcccaaaatgctgggattataggcatgagtcaccagacccgctgtaattttttttgtttgtttgttttgtttttgtttttgttttttactagagatgaggtctcactgtggtgcccaggctggtctgcaactcctgagctcaagcaatcctcctgccttggcctcccaaagtgctgcgattacaggcgtgagccactgcacccagcccaatttgtctacaataaacatgaattactttttgtttctaaaagtttgaaaacaggctgggtgcggtggctcacgcctgtaatcccagcactttgggaggccaagctgggaatttcgcttaaagccaggagttctagaacagtctgggcaacatagcgagacctcatctctacaaaaaaataagaaaattagctgggcttgctggcacttgcctgtactcccagctacatgggaggctgaggcaggaggatcacttgagcccaggggttcgaggttatagtgagctatgatcatgccactgtactccaagcctgggtgacacggtctcaaaaaagaaaaaaaaaatgtttgaaaaaacggaggccgggcatggtgactcacgcttgtaatcccagcactttgggaggctgaggtggcagatcacaaggtcaagagatcgagaccatcctggccaacatggtgaaacccctgtctctactaaaaacacaaaaaaaattactgggcgttgtggcgcatgcctgtagtcccagctacctgggaggctgagacaggagaatcacttgaacccaggaggtggaggttgcagtgagccgagatcacgccactgcactccagcctggcgatagagtgaggctctgtctaaataaataaataaatataaaattgaaataacGACCTGTGTTCTGCCCACTCATGGGGGTGTTATGAGGATCTTATTTGTATATCGGAAATTTAAGCAGGACTGCCAAGCTTAGGGAAAGGAACCAGTCACAATGCATCTGGGGCTTTTCCTGGGACATTAGGAAAGAGGTAAAGTAGAAATCTCCATTCAGGGAGTGTGGtgactcagcaaatattttttgttttgttttgttttttgggggtatAAACTTCGGTATTTCTTGAATGAGAGATGCCATCAAATGTAAACTTAGTATTATTTTATGCTTTactaaggaagagagaaaaaattgtCAATTAAACAATGACACATCTTTGATTATACGTCtgggtttcttctttttttaagatggagttttgctcttgtcccccaggctggagtgcagtggcgcgatcttggctcactgcaacttccacctccggattcaagtaattctcctgcctcaacctctggagtagctgggattacaggtgcccaccaccacacccagctaatttttgtatttttagaagaggtggggcttcatcatgttatccaggttggtctcaaactcctgacctcaggtgatccacccgcctcggccccccaaagtgctgggaggcgtgagccactgcgcctggccttgattATATGTCTGGGTTTCTAAGATGTTAAGTCTGAAAAATGTTTGTATTGAAATAAATCAAACAGTTTCGTGGCTGTACATCTCTTACTTCCcgtgaggtgggtggactgccttACCACCACCATCCTCCAGTCACTCTGTCTCAAACCTGATGCCTTTCTGCCCCTAAATGTTTCTCCATCCCCACTCCAGGCAGTAAGTCTTGCCTTTTCCATTCGAGCTGCTACCTGCTGCAAGCTGTCTCCCCTGGACCACTACACTGGCCTCCAAACCAGCCTGCTCATCTTACCCCTCCACTCCATTATTCATGCTGCAGCCAGCATGATCTTTCTACAACTCCACTCACCCCAGGCCCCTGCTTAAACAGTTCCATAGGCTGCATTTCCTGCAGGGTGAGGTCTGTGCAACTTGGCATTCAGCTTTTAAGGACCTGGGCTCTGCCTGCCATTTTACTCTCCTGGCACTTCCTCCAAATGGAATTACTTGCTACTTCCCCAAAGCACCGTATGTTCTCAgacctccaggcctttgcaccAGTTGTTTTCTATGCTTGGACTGCTCTtcctcaacaagtatttattgaacacatagtAAGTGCCAGGAGCTGGGAACGAGGCGGGTGCAAGGCAGGTAGGATCTCAGTCCTTATTTAGGCTGgtgggagagagaaacaaaaccGTAAGCCTATATGGTAATTATTAAGTATAAACACACGTGGTAGGCATTCATAAAGGTTTCCTGAAAATGTCGGGGagggtggggcgcggtggctcacgcctgtaatcccagcactttgggagcccgaggtgggcggatcacttgaggtcgggagttcgagactagcctgaccaacatggagaaaccctgtctctactaaaaatgtttacaaaaacaaccctgggtcgggcgtggtggctcacgcctataattccagcactttgggaggccaaggcgggtggatcacttaagctcaggagttgcagacccgcctggccaacatgatgaaaccccatctactaaaaatacaaaattagcagcgtttggtggcacatgcctgtaaatccagctactagggaggctgaggcaggagaattacttgaacctgggagacggacgttgcggtgagccgagatcgcgccactgcactccagcctgggtgacaagtgagaaactccgtctcaaaaaaaaaaaaaaaaaaaatgtcggggagggaacttagagggcgggtcaataggtgcagcaaaccgccgTGCAGACGTAtacctatctaacaaacctgcacgttctgcacacgtgtcctggaacttaaagtaaaattaaaaaaaaaaaaaaagaaagaaaaaggaaaatgtcaacCACGGCTTCAGAAAGCGATTGGAGCCCAGGATCTACCAGTGACTACCTATGTGACTTGGGGCAGCTGACTGCGCGCGTCTCCACCTCTGTGTAATGGCAGTAATAATGCCCGCCCATAGGATTTCGGGGAGGATTTAATACGCGATACATACAATCTCGCGGTTTCCGCTGGGCCGGAGGGGCCCCCCTACTCCAGGGCGCCGAGGGTCCGCCTGCCCAGGGCCGGGCCCCGCCGCAGGCAGCTGTGGGCGCCACTGTGTGCGCGTACCTGCCCGGAGAGCCAGACCGCCAGGCCCAGACCGCGGACGCCAGGGTCTGGCACAAGGGGCATCGGACGCCAGGCGAGGGGAGCGTCGCCCCGCCCATCTCCCCACTTTGGGGGACAGCCCCCCTCGCTCATTCCCGCCTCCACCCTTGACTTGAATCACTGTGGgggggggtgggagggggtgggacGGGGCGTGACCCATTCATGCCGGGAATCGGATCCAGATGTTCCTGCGGCGTGTGCAGCTGCATCCTTGCCTTTTTTGGCAAAAAACGTGCGGTCGCGAGCGGATCCCGGGCCGCCCTCGTTAATCCTTGGGAAGAGGGGGAAGGGGGCTGAGAGGGTCTAGGCCCAGACTGGGGATCGGAACCGGGTCCTTGCTCTGCGGGCTTTGGGAAGGGCTGTTGGCGGAGGGGACTATTGGTACCAGCCAATTAAGGCACCCCACCGCCACCCTCGCTTTCGTCTGGAACCTCCCCCAAACCCCTCCCTTCCCTGCATGGAGGAAAAAGCCCTCTGCCAGCAGGGAGGCAGGCTGAGCTCCAGAGGGACGGTAGCCGTGGCGGGGATCCCCTTCATGGGGAGAGACTTCCCACCCCGTGGCCCGGCCCCCCTCCACCCCGCCCTGCAAGGACGAGGTCTAGAAGAGATTCTGAGCCTCCCAGTCTGCAAAaacccttccttcccctttataccctgcacacacacacacacacacacacacacacacacatacacacacacacacacagaggcacacacggAGGCCCCTGCTTCCTCACACCGCTTTATTGCAGAATCTGGAAGGGGGGTGAGCCAATCTCACCCCTCTGCCCATCTATGGGCAAAATGGagctgaaataaaatgagaagacacTCGGTGGCCACCAGCTGGGCAGCACCCTGTACCCTAGGGCCCCCTCATCAGTGGGCCCCTGATTGCTGTCCCCACAGCCTCAGCCCcgggggatggggtggggcaggTCAAGCTTGAGAACAGTCCACTTTTGAGGACTTCTCAGGCACCCATAGGAGACCTAAAACCTATAAAGAGAAGTCTAGATTTAAGAGGGCCTAAGTCCCAGAGTCCAGGTTTGGAGGGCTGGGGTCTAGAGCCCTGATTTGGGGAGAGGACTCAGTCTGGGAACCCAGACTGCAGGGGAGAGGGTGAGTTCTGGAGTCCAGGTGTGGGGAGGCGGCTTGACTCATGGAGGCTCTATAAGAGCCCAGGTTTGGGGGCCTGGGTCAGGGAGTACCAGTTTGGGGATGCTGGCATGGGGAAACAATCCTGGAGCCCAGAGGGCGACccattttttttggttggggggtGGGGCTAAGTCCCAGAGGTGGTTTAGAAAAGGAGCTACAGTCCTGGGCCCGTGGTATGGGAAAGCCTGGGTCCAGGAGCCTGGCTCAGGGCCCTGCCTGGCTACAGCCCTGGCAGAGCACTTGGTCTCCATCCGGCACGAAGCCTTGGCCCACCAGGGAGGTAGAGCAGCGGGCGCAGGAGAAGCAGTTGTGGTGCCAGTGTCGGTCTTCAAAGGACACATACTTGCCTCCACCGAGTCCTGGAGGGAGGCTGGAAGTTAGCTCTGCAGATCTAGGGATGGTCCGGCCCTCAACTTCACCCAATACCACATCCCACTCCCTTGCCTGCACCCTACCCACTCTGTTCTTTGACCCTTGTCCCACCTACGATGGGGCGCTTGCAGCTGCTGCACTTAGGTGCAAAGAGTTCTCCAAAACAGGCCACACAGTAGGGATCTTCATCCCGGGAGGTGAACTGCTGCCCTGCCAGGGGCGTCTGGCAGCCGGTACAGACCAGACATTCTCGATGCCAGGGCTGATCACGGTATGTCACTCCACCCTGTGTCAGCGTCTGTGGGGGCAGCATTCATTAGTAGGTATGAGTGGGGAttcccaccccacgacaggccttACTCACCCCCACCTGGCTGGCCCAGCCCCCACCTTGCTGCAGCGGGCGCAGCGAGGAGCAAACTTGTTCTCATAGCAGGGCACGCAGTAGTGAGCACCCTTGTCGGGCACAAAGGAACGGGAGCCCAGCGGCTGCTCACAGCCACTGCACAGGAAGCAGTGCTCATGCCATGTCTGGCCTCCGTACTCCAGCTTCCGGGACCCTGTGGGGAACAGGAGTCCCATTTAGAGGCTGTGTCCCATGCTCCTGAGGGCCACCCTCTGTAACTTCCCCGGGAGTCTCCACTCCTCTCTCAGCCTGAGCAGGGTGGTGTCCAGTGCACATGCAGCAAGAACCCCCCTGCCCCATGTACATTACACATGCTAACCTCTCCCCAGACACCGGACATGATGACCCAGCTAGACACGAGGATTTTGGCATATGTTAAGCCCCCATATGTCTCAGAGATGACAATTTCAGCACATATCGAGCCTCCATGTAACAGTCATGAAGTCTCACTATGAGCTAAGCCCTCATATAACAGATGTGATGATTTCAGCACTCACACGGGACCCCACATGTACCAAGCAAGTAAGTATATGCCCTAATGCCCTCGGCATGACAGGTTCAGTACATGCTAAGCCCTCGCATCTCCTTGGCACACCATTCTCCATAGGTACTGAGTCCCAACATTTCTATTAGGCATGCGGGTCCCCACACGTTAAGCCCTCTGTTTACCTGCCTCTGCACACGCTAAGACCCAATGCAACAAGCATGACAGTCTCAGCACACCTCTAGTTCCTACATGTACTAAACATGCAGATATTCACACATGCTAAGCCCCCAAGTATGTATCACATGTGTCAATCTGCCTGCATATAGTAACCCCCAGTATACCAGGCAAACAGATCCTGCATATACTAAATTTCCAGAAACATGCTGTGTGTGCAGGTCTTTACACAGACCAAGTCTCCATGTATCAGACAGACACATGCAAAGACCCTACGCAGATGCCAGGCATGCCAGTTCTCACACAAGATGAGCCCCTGAGGACATACCAGGCATGACAGTTTCCCCACAGGCGGAGCACTGCGAGGAAAACGCACTGCAGTAGCAGTCATTGCAGAGCAGCTCACTGTCCTGGCAAGTGAAGGGTTCATCGGCTAGTGAGCGCTGGCAGCGGCAGCAGCGGAAGCAGCCCTCGTGGAAATGGCGGTCTTCATAGAACAGCTCCTGTGGGGAACACAGTAGGGGCACTGGCACCCAGGCCTGGTGGATCCATCCTTTGCCCCCTTCCACTGGTCACCACCCACCTCCTGCCTGGCCTGGCCCTCTCCTTACCCTCGAGTCATGCCCGATAAGCTGCTGGCACTCGGCGCAGGTGTTGGCAAAGGTATTGTCATAGCAGGGCACACAGTAGGGGCCGCTGTCTGTCTGGATGTACTTGCGTCCATACAGGGACTCGCTGCATTTTGCACAGTCAAATGACTCGCTCATCGTGGCAAGGAGAGAGAACCCTGTTAGGAACACAAGGTGGAACTGGGGTCACACAGAGAGGCTGTGACTTGGCTCCTGGCAAATAGGCCTCTGCATTCAAAACACAGAAACAGACCCGGCATAGGAAATGCCAGTTCAGAGTAGGTGGTGATGGGGAAGGGGTGCTTCCGGGAAACCAGGAGTCCCGCatgtttctttctgtatttaaCTGGGGGTAGGAAGAGGTCAGAAAAAaaaccaggaagcagaagttgttTTCTTATCTAGGCCCTAGCAGATCTAGGGGGAGGGGGCTTTTCCTGGGTCGGTGActcatttcctgcctcagccagcatTTAGCCTCCACTGTCCCGAATGTCCCCAGCGTGGGAGAAGCAGGGGCAGGGAGCCACCCCACTCTACTCCAGATGAGCAGTACTCCCACCCTCTCCTGACTCGGGACTTTAGGAATATGGATCAAGGAACCCTTACCCAGAGCTCTGGAGTACGGAACTTAGAGATGGGAATGGGCTGTTCCTAGCCCCTCCTGATCCAGAAAACAGTGGAATGCTAGAGAGGTGCTGGACTGATGAATGGTGGAAGAGGCCAGTGTGAGAGGTTAGGCCTTCCCTCCCGGGGCATCAGCCAAAGAGGCTCAAGCAGGAAGGAAATCCTGCAAGCTGGACACAGCCAGGCTTCCCCAGCTAGACCCTCTGCCCTCATCCCCCTACCCCCACTGTGTTTCTGGTCACACGGGCTTGGACAGCCTTGGCCTGCAACATCTGCAGCAGCTGTGGCGGCACAGATGGCCAGATGTCAGGTTTTGCCAGCaatggggagaaaaaaggaaaatgaagtgtCGGGGGAGGCAGAGGGGAACTGGAGACAGACTGAGAGTGCAGTGTGCCCCCTGCCACCTCCTGCTAGCATCTGGCAAAACCCCAGTATCTTTCCATCCCCTGGGGTCATGATTTCCCTCCCACTGCCTCTGGGAGAGAAGGTCTCTCCCACCTTTTCTGATTTCTCAGGGTTTGGAACTAGGGAGCTGAAAGCAGAGACAGCAAGAGCCAGTGAAGACATTTTGTCCCCAGTCAGGCCCCATCTTGGGTGGGGAGTAGGACAAGGGGGAGCCCTGAGAGCTGCTGCTGGAGACACCCAGCCCCCGACCAAACCTCAGACACTTTCCATTTTCTCAGGAACAAAGCATGTTTGTGGGATGAGGTCATCCACACAGCTGCCTCTGGAACAGGAGCCTGGGGAGTAGAGCGGTAGGGAAGTGGGGTTCCCAAACCTTTCTGCTGCCCCTGATTCCAGTCACTAGCCCCAAAGTCAGAGCTCCCACCCCTGCTCTCCTCTATCATGAAGCCTGCTCTGTAAGGGTTGGGATACTGGGCTAGTGGAGAGGAACCACCAGGACCCATAGGAAGGAGATGTTCTCACAGCTGTGGATGAGCCTGGGGAAGTTACAGTGACACACAAAGGAATCCACCAACCCACTCTCCCACAAGGCCCCAGTGCTGGCAGTCACCAGGGCCTGCCCTGGCTCAAGCTGAAGGAAAAGTCCTCCTTTTCTCATCCACCCCCAGTGCGAAATTCTTGACAAAAAGCGCTGCTCTGGCTTGAAGTTCAGACTCCAGGCACCAGCAGGCGCCCCCAGCTTGGAGGCCTGACTCTCCATACATCAAGCCTCTGTGCAATGGGAGAACAGCCAGCTCCCACTCCAGGCCAGGGTATGAGGCCACCAGGGGCCAGGGTCTTTAGagctggaactcctgggctgggTGCTATAGTGAAGAGTAGAGAAGATACTCTTCTTTCTCAGCCCCTTTCCTGCCACTCAGGCCCAGGTTTCCTCTGGCCCAACATCTGAGGATTGCCTGGGCTGTCAGCCACGGGGCAGCAGGGGGCCACACAGGTGGAATGTGTCCACGGGGGGTGCCTgggcctcttccttccttcttggctTGGCCCACTGCAGCTGCCACCTTCTCAGGCCCAGGCTAGCCTTGGGTCCACCCCCTGGGAGACAGTCAGCACTCAGAAACCAGGGCAACCCAAATAGGGTATGGGCATCGCTTCTATTTCCTTCCCAGAATCCCCCAATGCCCTAGTCTATCCAGCTGGACTCTGGTGAGGACAGAGTAAAGGGCACCAACAAGGCCCACCTGTCTCTGCCCATACCCCTCTCCCCGCCCTTTTCCCTGGCAAGGCTGGCGACTGAGGAGACTGAAGGGAGCCAGTCTTGTATTTCTTCCTGACTGGCAGTGGGGCGGGGT
Protein-coding regions in this window:
- the FHL3 gene encoding four and a half LIM domains protein 3, with protein sequence MSESFDCAKCSESLYGRKYIQTDSGPYCVPCYDNTFANTCAECQQLIGHDSRELFYEDRHFHEGCFRCCRCQRSLADEPFTCQDSELLCNDCYCSAFSSQCSACGETVMPGSRKLEYGGQTWHEHCFLCSGCEQPLGSRSFVPDKGAHYCVPCYENKFAPRCARCSKTLTQGGVTYRDQPWHRECLVCTGCQTPLAGQQFTSRDEDPYCVACFGELFAPKCSSCKRPIVGLGGGKYVSFEDRHWHHNCFSCARCSTSLVGQGFVPDGDQVLCQGCSQAGP